In Flavobacterium sp. CS20, a single window of DNA contains:
- a CDS encoding helix-turn-helix domain-containing protein produces MASFGSKLKECRSEKGFSQTELAKQIDTYHSIIGKYERDEVKPTIDVVKRLANVLETTVGYLLGETEERELLKDPTMLRRLNDIAKFPENDKNCILYTIDAMINNVKLKGLNV; encoded by the coding sequence ATGGCAAGTTTTGGAAGTAAATTAAAAGAGTGCAGAAGTGAAAAAGGGTTTTCACAAACTGAACTGGCGAAGCAAATCGACACCTACCATTCCATTATTGGCAAGTATGAGCGTGACGAAGTAAAACCCACTATTGACGTGGTTAAGCGATTAGCCAATGTATTGGAAACTACCGTAGGTTATCTTCTTGGTGAGACCGAAGAAAGAGAGCTGTTAAAAGACCCTACAATGCTTAGGCGTTTAAATGATATTGCTAAATTTCCAGAGAACGACAAAAATTGTATTCTCTATACCATTGATGCAATGATTAACAATGTGAAGCTAAAGGGATTGAATGTGTAA
- a CDS encoding helix-turn-helix domain-containing protein — MKSNSFGKRLTEVRKDKKMSQDEVGKLVGVHGAVIGRYERDEVKPSIEIVTQLAEALEVSLDYLVGSTDVLLEKTIVNRVLDIQKLKESEKQHVFALLDAFIKQTKLQSIM, encoded by the coding sequence ATGAAGTCTAACAGCTTTGGTAAACGGCTCACGGAAGTGAGAAAAGATAAAAAGATGTCGCAGGATGAAGTCGGCAAGCTCGTTGGTGTTCACGGTGCTGTAATTGGCAGATATGAACGGGATGAAGTAAAGCCGTCTATTGAGATAGTCACACAGTTGGCCGAAGCTCTCGAAGTGTCTTTGGATTATTTGGTAGGCTCTACCGATGTATTACTGGAAAAGACCATTGTAAACCGTGTCCTTGATATACAAAAACTAAAAGAGAGCGAAAAACAACACGTTTTCGCCCTCCTTGATGCTTTTATCAAGCAAACTAAGTTGCAGTCTATTATGTAA
- a CDS encoding N-acetylmuramoyl-L-alanine amidase, with protein MVFKSKGTNNAKENGANAFVSVHINSAGNEDASGFTVLYKGNGTNADNNKALAESISANQTVMDIRGDGITERNGLRVLNEFSSTGPAVLIEVGFITNKSDVSKMSTQSNRIGKDIATGIYSYFNGGAPPLTPAIDSSLKGVKQ; from the coding sequence TTGGTTTTCAAATCTAAAGGTACTAACAATGCTAAAGAGAATGGAGCGAATGCCTTCGTAAGTGTTCACATAAACTCTGCGGGTAACGAGGACGCAAGTGGATTTACTGTTCTGTACAAAGGCAATGGTACAAATGCGGATAATAATAAGGCTTTGGCAGAATCTATTTCAGCTAATCAAACTGTAATGGATATAAGAGGAGATGGCATTACTGAAAGAAATGGCTTAAGAGTTTTAAATGAGTTTAGCTCTACTGGTCCTGCTGTTTTGATTGAAGTTGGGTTTATTACAAACAAAAGTGACGTTAGTAAGATGTCTACACAATCTAATAGAATAGGTAAAGATATCGCAACTGGGATTTATAGTTATTTTAATGGAGGAGCGCCACCGCTAACTCCAGCTATTGACAGTTCACTAAAAGGTGTAAAACAATGA
- a CDS encoding RHS repeat domain-containing protein, which yields MYKENQSKEDKKVLQKILQNQTFAEPEENSEASAIFYYHADHLGSNEIITDNTGAPHEFHLTLPFGETMAEQRKPVADYYNSWKFTGKELDEETGLYYFGARYYQPSWSVWLSVDPLASEFPSWSHTLRLITTQFIS from the coding sequence ATGTATAAAGAGAACCAAAGCAAAGAAGACAAGAAGGTATTACAAAAAATCTTACAAAACCAGACCTTTGCAGAGCCTGAAGAAAACTCAGAAGCCTCAGCCATATTTTATTACCATGCCGACCATTTGGGGAGCAATGAAATTATTACAGACAACACTGGTGCACCTCATGAATTTCATTTAACTTTACCCTTTGGAGAGACCATGGCAGAACAACGCAAACCCGTAGCAGACTATTACAACTCTTGGAAGTTTACAGGAAAAGAGTTAGATGAAGAAACAGGCTTATATTATTTTGGAGCAAGGTATTACCAACCGAGTTGGAGTGTGTGGTTGAGTGTTGATCCGTTGGCAAGCGAGTTCCCCAGCTGGTCACATACTCTGCGTTTAATAACAACCCAATTTATTTCATAG
- a CDS encoding RHS repeat domain-containing protein, which translates to MEIHEIKSQLTLAQVLHYYHLKPDKHLRLNCPFHEDKTPSFQVYYKTQTAYCFSSNGKTHSKSFIDFIMYKENQSKEDKKVLQKILQNQTFAEPEENSEASAIFYYHADHLGSNEIISDNTGAPHEFHLTLPFGETMAEQRKPVADYYNSWKFTGKELDEETGLYYFGARYYQPSWSVWLSVDPKAEDAPGWSPYRAFFCNPINYTDPTGLLENPIYDNETSEFLGTDDKGLQGEAIIMDKEDFTQGMSHKEAEEKGKYYHQLDKVEQFRFMESGYGHWQGLKYRPDYDGVVTFDEALDWYHTGEGQPLYVDVSKIDLKSSKLSVDDFDGISLSVNFFNIVNTHPFNSNILYRPAVDNNLSHVYGTLGMTLLNPNTGTIRLNTYARYNGGIDRFDFNISLFKYIADKSRENGNPTPFNFMGYGLGTIHTTP; encoded by the coding sequence ATGGAGATACACGAAATCAAATCCCAACTCACTTTAGCCCAGGTATTGCACTACTATCACCTGAAACCCGACAAGCACCTGCGGTTGAACTGCCCGTTCCACGAAGATAAAACACCGAGCTTCCAAGTGTACTACAAAACCCAAACCGCTTACTGTTTTAGTTCCAACGGCAAGACCCACAGTAAAAGTTTCATTGACTTCATAATGTATAAAGAAAACCAAAGCAAAGAAGACAAGAAGGTATTACAAAAAATCTTACAAAACCAGACCTTTGCAGAGCCTGAAGAAAACTCAGAAGCCTCAGCCATATTTTATTACCATGCCGACCATTTGGGGAGCAATGAAATAATTTCTGACAACACTGGTGCACCTCATGAATTTCATTTAACTTTACCCTTTGGAGAGACCATGGCAGAACAACGCAAACCCGTAGCAGACTATTACAACTCTTGGAAGTTTACAGGAAAAGAGTTAGATGAAGAAACAGGCTTATATTATTTTGGAGCAAGGTATTATCAACCGAGTTGGAGTGTGTGGTTGAGTGTTGACCCAAAAGCGGAAGATGCACCAGGTTGGTCACCATACAGGGCTTTCTTCTGTAATCCAATTAATTATACTGATCCAACAGGGCTTTTAGAAAATCCAATTTATGATAATGAAACTAGTGAGTTTTTAGGAACTGACGATAAGGGTTTACAGGGTGAAGCTATCATAATGGATAAAGAAGATTTTACTCAAGGAATGTCTCATAAAGAAGCAGAAGAAAAGGGGAAATATTATCATCAGTTAGATAAAGTAGAACAGTTTAGGTTTATGGAAAGTGGTTATGGGCATTGGCAGGGATTGAAATATAGACCGGACTATGATGGAGTTGTAACTTTTGATGAAGCTTTGGATTGGTATCATACAGGAGAAGGGCAACCTCTTTATGTTGATGTAAGTAAGATTGATCTTAAAAGTAGCAAATTATCTGTGGATGATTTTGATGGAATTTCTTTAAGTGTTAATTTCTTTAATATAGTCAATACACATCCTTTTAATTCTAATATTTTATATAGACCAGCAGTCGATAATAACTTATCTCATGTTTATGGAACTTTAGGAATGACATTATTGAATCCTAATACAGGAACAATAAGACTTAATACATATGCTCGCTATAATGGTGGTATTGATAGATTTGATTTTAATATATCCTTATTTAAGTATATTGCAGATAAATCAAGAGAAAATGGCAATCCAACACCATTTAATTTCATGGGGTATGGATTAGGAACAATACATACAACACCATAG
- a CDS encoding RHS repeat domain-containing protein, translating into MYKENQSKEDKKVLQKILQNQTFAEPEENSEASAIFYYHADHLGSNEIITDNTGAPHEFHLTLPFGETMAEQRKPVADYYNSWKFTGKELDEETGLYYFGARYYQPSWSVWLSVDPMAHALPSWSLYVAFGDNPINNIDPDGRYFIGVNDKAVKFKQRKDGTLKIGRNASADLKHLVKTVNASGSGTAMNQIFEASQNKTKIHVNVESEIHDKAGQLGYGLLGLHQAHDADGNALKWNSDKGDFDGTPAYVEGEEGVYKEATITIFKGNIEESGGNGQYYGFDITIDQEITNTFQHESHHDTDKEFIQDLRNKREGKPNEGIDPHQNIHPQEQKVYQELHDSNKKKSP; encoded by the coding sequence ATGTATAAAGAGAACCAAAGCAAAGAAGACAAGAAGGTATTACAAAAAATCTTACAAAACCAGACCTTTGCAGAGCCTGAAGAAAACTCAGAAGCCTCAGCCATATTTTATTACCATGCCGACCATTTGGGGAGCAATGAAATTATTACAGACAACACTGGTGCACCTCATGAATTTCATTTAACTTTACCCTTTGGAGAGACCATGGCAGAACAACGCAAACCCGTAGCAGACTATTACAACTCTTGGAAGTTTACAGGAAAAGAGTTAGATGAAGAAACAGGCTTATATTATTTTGGAGCAAGGTATTACCAACCGAGTTGGAGTGTGTGGTTGAGTGTTGACCCAATGGCACATGCTTTACCCTCTTGGTCACTATACGTTGCATTTGGCGACAATCCAATAAATAACATTGACCCAGACGGCAGATACTTTATAGGAGTAAATGATAAAGCGGTCAAATTCAAACAGCGAAAAGATGGAACTCTAAAAATAGGTCGCAATGCTTCAGCTGATTTAAAGCACTTGGTAAAAACCGTAAATGCTTCCGGTAGCGGAACGGCAATGAACCAAATATTTGAAGCAAGTCAAAATAAAACCAAAATCCATGTCAATGTAGAATCTGAGATACATGATAAAGCAGGGCAATTGGGTTATGGATTATTAGGCTTACACCAAGCCCATGATGCAGACGGAAACGCATTGAAATGGAACAGTGATAAAGGAGATTTTGACGGCACACCTGCTTATGTAGAAGGGGAAGAAGGGGTGTATAAGGAAGCAACGATAACCATTTTTAAAGGTAATATAGAAGAATCTGGAGGGAATGGTCAGTACTATGGTTTTGATATAACTATTGACCAGGAAATAACCAATACCTTTCAGCATGAATCACACCATGACACTGATAAGGAGTTTATTCAGGACTTGAGAAATAAACGAGAAGGTAAACCGAATGAGGGAATAGATCCTCATCAAAATATCCACCCACAGGAACAGAAAGTTTATCAAGAGTTGCACGATAGTAATAAGAAAAAATCTCCATGA
- a CDS encoding helix-turn-helix domain-containing protein: protein MASFGSKLKECRSEKGFSQTELAKQIDTYHSIIGKYERDEVKPTVDVVKKLADILNVTAGFLLGDTEEAGLFKDPIMLRRVKDISSLNEDDKKCILANIDAFLRDTKTRKAYTQ from the coding sequence ATGGCAAGTTTTGGAAGTAAATTAAAAGAGTGCAGAAGTGAAAAAGGGTTTTCACAAACTGAACTGGCGAAGCAAATCGACACCTACCATTCCATTATTGGCAAGTATGAGCGTGACGAAGTAAAGCCCACGGTTGACGTGGTTAAAAAATTAGCGGATATTCTTAATGTTACGGCTGGTTTCCTTTTGGGAGATACGGAAGAAGCAGGGCTTTTTAAAGACCCGATAATGCTTAGAAGGGTTAAGGATATTAGTTCCCTAAATGAAGATGATAAAAAATGTATTCTAGCTAATATTGACGCTTTTCTAAGAGATACAAAGACAAGGAAGGCTTATACACAATAA
- a CDS encoding CHC2 zinc finger domain-containing protein translates to MEIHEIKSKLTLKEVLNHYGLKPDKHLRLNCPFHNDKTPSMQVY, encoded by the coding sequence ATGGAAATCCACGAGATTAAAAGCAAGCTTACTTTAAAAGAAGTCCTGAACCATTACGGCTTGAAACCCGACAAGCACCTGCGGTTAAACTGTCCGTTCCACAACGACAAAACCCCAAGTATGCAAGTGTATTAA
- a CDS encoding IS110 family transposase, with protein MKIKDTVGIDMSKLTFDACIHSNQENREFKNTKKDYKKLVDWAYKSSDLSKESILFVFEHTGLYSHCLSVYLTSKNIPFLLVSGLEIKKSMGMVRGKSDKADAKLIAKYGYRMRDEITPTKLSSEEEQSIKRLLNLRQRLVKQRSGYKASLKEQKRVLIKKHNKTLLSTQKKMITYLTKQIKEVENEMMTILKDNERILNNFKLITSINGIGPQTALFIIAYTANFTKFKTYRKFASYCGIAPFQNQSGTSIRGKTKVSHLANKKIKTLLDLCAKTSIQHNTEMKIYYEKRVAHGKNKMSTINIIRNKLLSRIFAVVNRNEPYVDTMKHAA; from the coding sequence ATGAAAATTAAAGACACAGTTGGCATTGACATGAGCAAATTAACTTTTGATGCATGTATTCATTCTAACCAAGAAAACAGAGAGTTTAAAAACACAAAAAAGGACTACAAGAAATTAGTCGATTGGGCTTATAAAAGTTCAGATCTGTCTAAAGAAAGTATCCTATTTGTTTTTGAACATACGGGGTTATACTCCCACTGTTTATCAGTTTATCTAACCTCAAAGAATATTCCTTTCCTTTTAGTTTCTGGTCTTGAAATCAAGAAATCTATGGGAATGGTTAGAGGTAAAAGTGATAAAGCTGATGCAAAGCTGATTGCTAAGTATGGTTACAGAATGAGAGATGAAATCACCCCTACAAAGCTCTCTAGCGAAGAAGAACAAAGTATTAAACGCCTTCTTAATCTTCGCCAAAGATTAGTTAAGCAACGATCTGGCTATAAAGCTTCTTTAAAAGAGCAGAAGCGAGTTCTGATTAAAAAACATAACAAAACGCTCTTATCTACTCAGAAGAAAATGATTACTTACTTAACAAAACAAATTAAGGAAGTCGAGAACGAAATGATGACTATTTTAAAAGACAATGAAAGAATTTTAAACAACTTTAAACTTATAACCTCTATAAATGGTATTGGTCCACAAACAGCTCTTTTTATCATAGCATACACCGCTAATTTTACAAAATTTAAAACGTATCGAAAGTTTGCATCTTATTGTGGCATAGCACCATTTCAGAATCAGTCTGGAACAAGTATAAGGGGTAAAACTAAAGTTAGTCATCTAGCCAATAAAAAGATAAAAACCTTACTTGATCTGTGTGCAAAAACAAGTATTCAACACAATACTGAAATGAAAATATACTATGAAAAAAGAGTAGCCCACGGAAAAAATAAAATGAGTACGATAAACATAATAAGAAACAAACTACTGTCAAGAATTTTTGCTGTTGTAAATAGAAATGAACCGTATGTGGATACTATGAAACACGCAGCTTAG